The DNA window CTTCTTCATCCACTGATCTTTTCCGGGCAAAACTGTGGTTCGTTCTGCTATGGATGATACTAACTGGAAGAGGCGTATTGTTGTTTCATTCTGTGCTTTTAGTTGTAGTTTAATGGATCATTTCTATTATTTTGCAGCTGTAAGTTGTTCAACGAAGTTTCCGACGCAAAGAACATTTACCAGCGGGTGTCCCTCGACAGGTTTGAAATCGTTCCGTGGCAAAAAAACCACAAAGTGTCGAGGTTCTTGAAGAAGTGCAGACAAAGCAAAAATCCAGAAGCCTTGTACCGAAAAGGAGTGGTAAGTTGGGTTGCTTTGGAACGTAAGACGCAATAGTTATGGGAAAATTCGGTAATGTTTTAAATGGAATAGTAATGAACTAACATTCCATAACCATACTTGAGTTACAAAATTTCTACACCAAGCTCACATCATCTCTTTCATTTGAACTTCAATGTGATTTTGGTCAGCACACTTCACCCAAAAGATTGGCCTACAACAGGTTACTGCAGCTTTGGGCCCCAGTAAATAACTGTTGTCTCGCCGCCACTGTTCTGCCTGCACTTTTAAACTTTTTCGTTACTCATACATTTCGCAAGACTGTAATATCAACCTTGGAACTGCTTAGGTTGATTTTTTTTCGGATAAGCACGAGGACTCAGCATTGGAAAACCTGGAAGAAGCTGCTAATTCAGGCCATGCCGATGCTGCATATGCGTTGGGAATAATTTACATCTTTGTTGGTGGGGACGAGTTAAAGCGCAAAGGTATGAGACTGCTCATGAAATCCAGAATTCTTAAAGGCAGAGTGAATCTTTGCCGTCAGAATTTGCGAGCGCTGCTAAGGATGATATGGGTCAAGAATCCTGTGTTTCTAAACCCAACGCCCATTTGTTGTGCCATGACACATGAGAGGAAAACATCTTCATGGCCTATGGATGCTGATGAAGTGGAGGAGAGTACGTGTGAAGGGTGCGCTTGCGATGAAGAAATTCGAGCAATTTGTGCTGCCCTGCCATATCGTTAGTGTGTAAGATTGAATGTTGACAACACTAACCGTTACGCTTTTTTTATGTTTGCCAACTGAATTGACAGCTACTTCTTACTCTCTTAATATTACTGGTATGAAAACATAAATAGCTTATCTTGGCCCTTGTATGTTCTAACTTTTTCTCGACAAAACGCCGTTGTAGACAAACGTGTATGAAATGTAAGAATAAAGGATGATAGTTAGAAGGTAAAGAGGGAACTCCTCAGCTGTGATGTACGTGACGGATACTGTAGTGAAGTGAGAAGTTTACTAAGTACAAACGAAATGGTGGTTGATTAGATACTGcaaaaaaatttacttatggAAAAAAGGGTACtatgttcttataatggaggaaagccataaagagcttgTCTTTTAAGACAATGTGATACTACGATGAATAGACCACGATTtgatttatgaaattatccaaaGAAAATTGCTGAATGATTTTGTcgacttaattaattaattattatacATATTCATATAATGCATTATATAATTATGCTAATCTTTAATTTTATATTactatatacacatatatattataattatatgcacatataaaatacatttataaatatatttaaatagtaatatgtaaatatatattataacagtatttataatatacatttataaaaaaatttaattaatgtATAATATACTTTATAGTGatataatatattagtataattatacaatgcataacaaaaatatatataataatgacataattttctttgcATAATTTGATAATCCAAATCGTGGTCCCAGTCTGTAAAGTATCACTTTGTagtaaaacaccagctctttatggtcTTCCTGCATTATAATAACAGAGTACCCAAttatcccataaataaatatatttatcgGATAATATAAAAATTAAACTCGATTTACAATAAAAGTGATGCTCTTTATGGCTCTCCTTTATTATAAGAAAAGAGTATCcatttttccaaaaacaaatttatttatcggattaaatgaaaataaacaagTTCTTGAATAAAACGGGAGCTCTTTTTGGCTATCGTCCATAAATTATCCATTTCATGATTTTTTCATAAGGTAATTCGGGGGAGGTTTCTGAGGGTATCCCTTataatatatgtgtatataatattaataaattatataaaaacaTATTTACATTTGTTattatcaatagattgtaatcTGCTGCCAAAGTAATTTGGCTTCCGCATAACCCGATTCGAATACACGCTCCAATACCGAAACGGGTTGAATTTCGAAAATGTAAATCGGGTTTGCCTCCCCTCCACGCCCGTCCCCGCCTCATCAATTATCCCACAAAAAGCTTGTCTTTCTTGAACTTGTCATCGTTTCTCCTGTTTAGCCCATCAAAAGCTCCGTTGTTGTGTAAACACACTGAACAGTTTCGGTTAAAGCTTTCCCCCCCCTTCTGAAATTTGGAGCTTTTCGAAAAGTTTTTCGCGGCAAGGTCCAAAAAGAAGTAGATTTATCGCGTTCGCTTCCTCTGTTGCTCAAAGTACTCAACAATTGAATCGCATCCCGGAGCAAGCATAGGCAGTAACATGGAGGCCTGTATGAGTCTTCCGGTGTATGCAGGCATGTGGGTCGACGTAGAAGGTCTCGCTGGTGAGTGTATTGATATCACGGAATATCTGAATgcccaaaatttgttaaatttgcTAGCAAATAATGACAAGTGCTATGATGCGATGGTTAGGGAATTCTATGCTAACTGTAGGGCAAATAAGCAGAAGTCAGTTCTGCGTTCAGTCGTTAGGAATGTAGAAGTGTCAGTGTCTACTGAGGTTTTGTGTTCAGAGTTTGGGTTGGTTGACAGTGGATACACTGTTGACTATAAACGGATTAGCGCAAAGAATGTAGATAAGGTTGCTGTGAAGGGGTACAATGAcctagaatttcttggagagatTAGGCAAAATGGTGACAGAGTTATGAACACGGGGAAAAAAACTAAGTTTTATGCGCCGTATATGAAAGTGTTGCCACGGCTGTTACATCTGATAATAACTCATAACATTTTACCCAAAGCCGGAAGTATCACTTCCATTAGTGCATTAGAAAGAGTTATATTGTGGCATATGTTACACAAACAACCCGTCAACATAGCCAATTTGATCATTGCAACAATGCTCAACAGGATTAGGAAGATTAAGAGCAGGGAGAATAAGAGAACACATCTCCCATTTGGTATGTTGCTGACCAGGCTCTTTAGGCGCTTTAATGTGCCATTCTTGGCTGACCATGTTGACAGAGGATTTTACGCCCAAAATATGGGAGTATCGTACTTCAAAAAACTGGCATTCAAAGCTGAAGATGGTGGTTGGATGTGGAAGAAATCCTATACCTCTGATGCTGTCATTGGTGAGACTGGGGACGCGAATAGAAAagttgaataaataaataagatggATAAGGGGGGAAGTGTGCTGGGGTCGAGGTGGGGCCGGTTGTGGGGGAAAAGGCACACCTTCAAGATGTTGTCATACTGTCTGAACAAACCAGAAAAGGGGCAAGTGTATGTGACAAAGTTATTTTActcctttttgtttcttcttctcgATGGCAACACAGGAGCATAACCCAATATTTGTATGACTAGGTTGCAGATAAAGTGACACAAATTTTACAAAGGGTTGGTGCCATCGAAGTGAAGGACCGCGGAATTGAGAAATTGCCATTTCTACGAGATGTAAGACATGCTCTTGCGCTCTCCTGTAATCCCCTTTATATATGCTAATACCTTTATTGTCCAGTGTCTACCACAAGCTTCCGGCGTAGCACCTGATGAATTGAAAGAAGCCGTACGCTTTCATGTCAGAGAACTCGTCCCGCAGATGTATGTTAAAGTATCGGTATTTTCTTTGGCTAACACTGATCTCGCTTTCATCTGATTATTGTAATCATCTCAATCATTGTTCACAGCTGTGTGAGTACACTAGATAGGCAGCAT is part of the Coffea eugenioides isolate CCC68of chromosome 6, Ceug_1.0, whole genome shotgun sequence genome and encodes:
- the LOC113774100 gene encoding putative F-box protein At1g67623 → MANVQKRSSGTSILSLPTEVLSEVLARVASSSSTDLFRAKLCCKLFNEVSDAKNIYQRVSLDRFEIVPWQKNHKVSRFLKKCRQSKNPEALYRKGVVDFFSDKHEDSALENLEEAANSGHADAAYALGIIYIFVGGDELKRKGMRLLMKSRILKGRVNLCRQNLRALLRMIWVKNPVFLNPTPICCAMTHERKTSSWPMDADEVEESTCEGCACDEEIRAICAALPYR